The genomic stretch GTGAATTCATAAAACAAATTCCTAAATCGTGGCCACGTCAATTAGGTATCCCTCTTTACATTGCGCCTTCTAACTTACACGTTAAAAGCACACAGTTGTTCATGAGGATAACAGGGAAGTTATTGTTTGtaactttaaaaacactgaattgtataaaaagataaaatatcaGGGACACCAGGAGAATTTACAGGGGTTAGAGgcctaatacattattattacacctcacattatttttaaggatgCAGCGCGAGCAGGCATCTCTCAACTGGTGTGCGACCAGAGTTATACTGTTCAGCTAGTCGCTAGGTGAGTTCCCGGCTTTAAAATCTACCCTCGTCGAACAGTGTTTAAGGTGTTTATTTGACGATGCTAGTTGCTGTTTTATTGTCTGTGGAAACGTGCTGCGTAACGCTAGAATAACAAAACTAAGTTCTATTTCGTGGTGTGCGTCAGTCAGGCCTGGCTTTTTTATGGATTCAAACATTAGAAATATCACCAAACCAACACTTTATCGGGACAAAAACATCACcctgtttaatcatttatgagCGAAACTTGCTTGCTtggtttaaaagtttattttacgagttatatgttgttgtttttttatatatatattttttatattggtCTCATCTCAAACGCTTGGCAAAACACCTCATATATATGCTagcttggttaaaaaaaaagtacacagatTGACTGTAATTATCCTAATAGTGAGAGTGTTTCATTCCGAAGAAATGCTGGTTCAAGTGGAGTGTAAAGGGAACCCGAAATGGATCCGAATACCAGTGgaaaaatgactgttttgacTTCTGTGAATTAATTAAAgaaggtaattttttttcaaatgtagagtaattttaagtttattataacagtattattttctttgaaataaatgattattattcatattaagtAGTCATACATTTATCCATTAAacattcagttttataaattgACTTGATCCTGAATAATATTGATCACACTTTTTTTGCATATAGTAATGTTAACAAATCTTTGTACAGTATTTTTCTATACATTTGACTTTAATTCTATCCTACTGATCTGAATAGTTATTTACTTaaacatattgtattttttaatgcattacttgcatttgaaaataatatcaaatgatTAAATTGTTGTCATTTTCAGTATGTTTGAACATGAAATCGAATTGTATTTTCTACTTTTAAGCTTTAGCAAAGTTCAGCTTGCTGCATGGAGCCAATGTGGTTCTTAAAGACTCTGCAGGAGTTGatgctgatatttttgatgagctTGTGAGAACATCTAAGGTGTCCTTCAAAATTTTGGATTGTGATACAGCAGGTAAGAAACTCATGACCTGCTGCCatgttcaaaaatgtataatCTAGTTTGCATTCTCAAGCATCTTTCTTCACAATGCATTATGCTAGCATCTGTTTTTGTAATGTTCATGTTGTCTTGTGTGCTGAATGTGATTCTAAGATAATGTTCCACCAGCTGAGACCGATTTCTCTGAGCCGTCATGCCCCGAGTCGTCATTTTCATCAGTAAAATCAGAAAGTTCAGATTCCACAGTGATTCCGCGATCTTCAAAGGCACTGATACATGATCCAGACAAATCTTCACTCATTCTTGATTACTTTCCCCGATTTTTGGATACACCGGGCTtggtaataaatattaaaagtttgattttgatgttaattgtatatttaattgtaatatttgttattGACTTGATTTTTCTGTGTGATAGATTGACCAAGACTTTACTATGCTTTTTGGAGAGGACATTTCAAGCAAGTTTATTGCAAAATGGCCAACATTCTACAAGCCAAGAATAATTGCTGACTGCAAAAACCTGCATCATGGTGCACATGTGGATGACCTTTTGTCTGCTCTGTAGGAGTCTGATTATGGTAagtataaatgttgtttttttttttttttgtttttttaagctgGTATAAGGTTTAACTGAATGCTCTATCCTTCTAGGATGGGACAGTGATGTGGCTGCTATTCTCTTGCTCCTTCATCTCTTGCCTCCAACTGTAAAAGGAAGGAAGACTGGGAAAATCAGTGCAACAGAAGCAGCTGATCATGTTGTAAAGTTCATGAAGGTAAAATAAAGTTCTTGTTAGATTTACTCATTTAGTCTTGACAGCAGTTGGTGTAATCTGTGTATCTGCATAGTCATCATATACAGGTTCCAAAATATAGAACTGAGCAGAAAACTTCAAATCTCTTCACATctcacattaaaatcttactacATCTACAATTCAAGGGCGAAACAATGTTTTCATAAACGCATTACAataagatttcattttttatggATGCTATGTAAATACACTGAACAATACTTGcactgcatttattaattttggttaatgtacattaatacctttttaaaaaaatgtatttgtttgtgttcgTTTCTCATATGTCACACACCTGAGGATGAGacttttatttgtgaatttgaacttgaaaaatctGTTAGCTGTTATATAAAAGAAACGAGGTTTAAAATCTCTCATCATGTCTCATCAGGTGGGGACAAGCATCAAGGCATTTCTTGAGCGAGTTGGATCTACACAGCCCTTCCTCCTCTGTGTTGGAGAAAAGAGGAGTAGCATTCAGAAGTTTTACATCATCCTGGACCAGAAGGCCATTCCCTGCATGGTG from Labeo rohita strain BAU-BD-2019 chromosome 9, IGBB_LRoh.1.0, whole genome shotgun sequence encodes the following:
- the LOC127170813 gene encoding uncharacterized protein LOC127170813 → MNLLKWFDSRCFIPKKCWFKWSVKGTRNGSEYQWKNDCFDFCELIKEALAKFSLLHGANVVLKDSAGVDADIFDELVRTSKVSFKILDCDTAAETDFSEPSCPESSFSSVKSESSDSTVIPRSSKALIHDPDKSSLILDYFPRFLDTPGLIDQDFTMLFGEDISRWDSDVAAILLLLHLLPPTVKGRKTGKISATEAADHVVKFMKVGTSIKAFLERVGSTQPFLLCVGEKRSSIQKFYIILDQKAIPCMVQTAVAAFDELFKAHFVFAVSYDEALCNFYTFI